The genomic window GCTTCGGTTTCAGGGACGGTACTGGGGAGGGATCAGCCTGGAAGTGTTAAGGCAGGCCGGTATCGGAACCGGCATGCGCGTACTGGACCTGGGTTGCGGGGCCGGTGATTTCAGCCTGCAGGCCGCCGAGCTGGTGGGCCCCTCCGGGTCGGTCCTGGGCATTGACCGTTCACCCCAGGCAGTGCAACGGGCCGACCGGCGCGCGGCTGCGCTGAAGGTAAACCACCTGCGCTTTCAGGCGGCCGATCTGGAGTCGATCGACCTCCCCCTCACTTTCGACGCCCTCATCGGCCGCTTCATCCTAATGTTCCTGGCCGACCCGACCAATACGCTAGCCAAGATGATTGATCGGTTAGAACCCGAAGGAGTGGTGGCCTTCGTCGAAACCGACTTGTCAGTCGCCCGTTCCATCCCGGCCGTACCCAGGGTCGAGACCGCGCTGGAGTGGATCCGGGAAACCTTCCGGCAGGCCGGGATCACCCTGGACCTGGGTCCGCGATTGTGGCGTCTCTTCCGGGACGCCGGACTGGAAGAACCCCGCCTGGTGGTGCGCCAGAAGTTGCATCCGGCGCCTTGCAGGGACGGGGTCCGGTGGGTCTCGGAGTTGGTGCGGAGCCTTGTTCCCGAGATGGAACGGCTCGGGGTTGCCTCGGCGGAGGAGGTAGGAATCGAGACGCTTGAAGAGGAGTTGCACCAGGAACTGCTGAGCCGGGAGGCTACCCTGTGCACCCCGCTGGTCGTGGGAGCCTGCAGCCGGGTCAGGGCATCGTGAATCTGCTTCCGTTGCACCTGTTAAGCGTAATTGGGGTACCGACATACCTCGCCGTCGCATTCGGGGCCCATCGGAATCGCCGAGCTGGCGCCTGGAACACTATCATCAAAAAATACCCGTCCCCCTGCAGAGTCGTGTATTCGGCGAGAGCTGCGTAGCTGCGGTAGGAGTTGGTAGGTAAGGAAACGTTGACTACGGGCCATCCTTATAGAGCTGCGTAGCAGCGGCTCAGGGTAGCCCCGGGCGGCCGCCCGGGGTCGTATGGATTCCGCACCAACATAGCCGCGAATGCGGCGAATAGGAAGCACCCGTTCGGGAACGCATTACTTCTCCAAAGAAACGCCGCATAGAGCTGCGAAGCTGCGCCCTCGTGTCGCCTGCAGGGTAAGCCAGGAGAAGCTCGGGAAAGGTCGCATTCAGCAGCGAATCCGTTGCATCCTTTCCGGCGGAGGCGGCAGCCCGGGGTCGTATGAGCCCGCGCTGCCTTAGCCGCGAATGCGGAGCATTAGAAGCGTCTTTCCGAGACGCTCTGCCCCTCCCCGACAACACTTCAAGAACTGGCCCGGGCAGCAACCCGACCCTATATCTCCAACACCTTGGGAAACCGTGTCAGGTTGCGATAGCCCCGGGGCGTGATCAGGATCAGATCCTCGATGCGTACGCCACCGACCCCGGGGTAGTAGAGGCCGGGCTCGACGGTGACCACCTGGCCGGCCTGCAGGATCGATTCCTTCCTGGAGCCGATATGGGGCGCCTCGTGGATCTCCAGCCCGACCCCGTGGCCGGTCCCGTGGAAGAAGCCTTGCATGCGTCCCCGCTTCAGGCCGGTAGGAAAGCCCTTCGAATCGAAGAAGTCCCGAACGGACTGGTGAATCTGCCGGCCGCTGGCTCCCGGTCCGGCCTGTGCGAGCGCCAGTGCCTGGCCCTCGGCCACGCAGCGGTAGAGCGCTTGGACCCTTTCGCCGGCTCGGCCCCGGACCACGGTTCTGGTGATGTCTCCCCAGTAGCCGTCCTTCTGCGAGCGCGGGAAGACATCCAGGATGATCGGCTGGTGGGCCGGCAGGGGGCCGTGGCCCTCGTTGTGGGGGTCGCAGCCCTGGGTGCCGCCGGCCACGATGGTGTGGGTGGCGACGAATCCCAGTTTCAGCAGCACGGTGTTGATGGCCTCCTTGACCCGTTCGGCGGTAAGGGCGCCGCCGTCCTGTTCCAGCTTTCCCCGGGAAGTGATCCGGGCCTGGCGGATGAGATCGATGCCGGCCTGAAGGCCGTCTTCGGCGGCTCGTTGAGCTCGGGTGATCTGCCGGACCTCCCGGGCTTGCTTGATCTGGCGCTGGTCGAAGAAGGGCCCCTGCTTGACCCGGACGCGCAATCCGCGCCGGCGCAACTGAAAGGCCAGTCCGGTGGGGAAGTCGAAGGGGACCAGAAGGGTGCGCACTCCCCTGCCGGACAGCAACCGGTGCAGCACCGCCGCTGTCGTGATGGCGCGCCGCCCTTCACCGTGGAGTTCCGCCTGCAGCGCCGACAGCGAAATCACTTCGTCCACCCGGGCCTGGCGGCGGGCCCGATCGATTTCCAGGTCGTTCATCACCACGTGGGAGCGCCCGCCGTGCAGGAAAAAGGCGAAGCGATCGGGGGCGAAGAATCGGGTGGCATAGAGCAGGTCCGCGTTTCGCTCGCTGGCCGCGAACAGCAGCCGGGCCTCGGTGCCAGGGTCTGTCTCGCAATGGTCGGTTTCAGCCATGAGAGGAGGATTTGCCGACCGTCTGCAGCGTATTCACGTTTCGCTCAGTGTTCGTGAGTTCGTAGTCACGTACAAGCACATCGGCTGGAAGGTTCCATTCGATCGACAAGGCCCGGATCATTGCTAGACTGAGCGGGCGGCGCCGATTGAGCACTTCCGAAGCGCGTGGCTGGGAACCAATGAGTGCCGCAAAATCTTTCTGGCGCAAGCCGCGGGACTCCATTACGTGCTCAATCGCCGAGATCGGGTCCGGTGCCTCTATGGTCCACCTCTCAGCCTCGTAGGCCTCCACAAGGGTAACCAGAACCTCGAGTTCGTCGCTTTCAGGGGTGTCGGGTGCTGCCCCCATCAGGCCGTCAATTACGGTCAATACCTTGTCGTAGTCGGCTTCGCTCTTGATCCGTTTGATTTTCATGTCACACTCCCTACTGGAAATGTGATTCAGGGACGCTCCTCAGACCGCCCGGCAGCCGTCGGCGGTTGCAGGCGAGACCCGGCCATGAGCGCACAGATGGCGTCGATGGCGCGGCGTGCCTCCCGCGGCGAACTCCGGGTGTTGTTGGCCATGATGGAAAACGCCATCCGCGTTCCGTCCAGGTTGGTGACGTAGCCGGCGAGAGAGGACACGAACTTCAGGGTGCCGGTCTTGGCCAGCACCCGGGCTTCGGCGGCTGTGCCCTTCATGCGGTTCTTCAAGGTTCCGTCCCGTCCGGCGACCGGCAGGCAGTCCCGGAACCCCGCGGCCTGCGGGTGTCGCTCCATGAACTGCAGCAGACGAACCACCGACGCGGGAGTCAGCAGGTTGGTTCGGGACAGTCCGGAGCCGTCGCTGAAGTCGAGCGACTCGGCGCCGATGCCCGCTTTTTCCAGAAAGGCTTCCAGGGCCTGCAGGCCTGTCTGCAGTGAGCCGATGCCCGACACTTCTGCTCCCAGGCGGCGGAGCAGCATCTCCCCGTAGAGGTTGCGGCTGCTCTTGATCAGTATCCTGAGGTTGTCGATCAGCGGCAGGGACTGCCAGCTTGCCAGCTCCTGCTGCTCCCGGTAGACAAGTTGTCTCTCCCGGACCCTCTCCAGGGAGATTTTTCGGTCCTCGAGGACTTCGATCGGCTGCAGGGCCCTGACCCGAGGTTGGCCGCTGACCGGGATGCCCCGCCGTTCCAGGGAGGTCTTCAGGTAGCGGGCGGCGTTGAGGGCCGGATCCGAAACGGCGAGCGCGTAGCTAAGGGTCGGACCTTTCAGGGGCAGGCTCCCCAGCAGGGTGACCCGCGACCCCGATCGGTCGGCCCCGATCCTGATATCGGGTTTCCCCCCCGGTGGCCCGGTCCCGACCCGGCTCACCACCTCCGGGCTCTGCTGGGGGGGAGTCACCTCCAGCAGCGCCGGATCCCCTGTGGCCGTGCCGGGCGAGAGCGAAATCCGGAAGACGTTCTCGAAGACGGCCAGGGCGCTGGAAGGCGCCCCGTAGTGCCAGAACGTGTCCTCCTGCTCCCAGTCGCCCCCGAAGGGTTCGTCCAGGAAAAAAGTGGTGTCGGCGAGGATGTCTCCCTCGACCCGGCGGATGCCCCGTTCCTCAAGTTGATCGGCTATTCCCTCGATGAAGGGGGACGACTCCTGGATCTGGAGGTCTTTCTCTTCCGGGTCATAGTGACGGCGTTCCGGATTGGGGTCCCCCCGGCCCGCCAGCACCAGGTTGCCGATCACTCGCCCCCGGCCGTCCAGGCGCCCCTCCAGAAAGACCGGAGTCCGGAAGCGGTGGTCCGGTCCCCACAGGTCCAGGGCCGCGGCCGCAATCAGCAGCTTCATATTGGAAGCCGGCTGGAAGCGCTTGCCTGCATTGTGGGCGAAGAGGATTTCCCGGTTGTCGAGGCGTACGACCTGAAGGCCCCAGAAGGCCGGGCGGTGCCGTGGCCTCTCGAGAAGCGAGGTAATCCGTTCCTGAAAGGAGTTTTGGCTGTTTTGGCCGAGAGCCGGCTGGAGAGCCAGGCAGATTAGAAGTAGAAGCAGCACCGCACCGGCCCGGCGACGGCCCGTTATCGGCGCCGGAGAACGGGCGGGCAATCCAGTCCTGCCGGAAGGGGATCGGGGAGTGGCCCTCATCTCAACAACTCTTCCAGGGCCGTGGCCGCATCGGTCCCGCTGTCGCGGTACTTGATAATGACGGGACAGTCGACCTGGAGGCCGTGCCGGGCGGCAAAGTTCCCCCCGGCCGGACGGCTGCCGGGAACGACCACGGCGTTCTCGGGAATGGTGAGAGGACTTTGAGCCGACCTGCGGTAGATGCGCTCGGCCACCAGGTCATAGACCGGGGTGGAGCCCGTCAGGATGGTGCCGGCCCCCAGGACGGCCCGGCTTCCGACGATGGTTCCCTCGTAGATACCGCAGTTGCCCCCGACCAGCACGTCGTCCTCCACGATGACCGGGAGGGCGCCCACGGGTTCCAGCACCCCGCCGACCTGGCTTCCGGCGCTCAGGTGGACTCGCCGGCCGATCTGGGCGCAGGAGCCCACCAGCGCGTGGGAATCGACCATGGTTCCCTCGCCCACCCAGGCCCCCGCGTTGACATACATCGGAGGCATCAGGGTGACGCGCGGGCCCAGGTAGGCTCCCAGTCGAACCGAGGATCCGCCGGGAACCAGGCGAATGCCCGGGGGAGAGTTTCTCAGGTCCTTGAGGGGATAGGTCGCCTTGTCGCTGTACTGGAAGTGTTCATTGACCGAGAAGTCCACCACCGATCCCAGTCTGAACCCCAGCAGGATGCCCTGTTTCACCCAGTGGTTGACTTGCCAGCGCCCCGCTCTCTTCTCGGCGGCCCGGATGTCTCCGCGGTCCAGGCTCTGGATGAAGGCCTCAAACAGAGAACGGGATTCGGCGTCCAGCTCCTGGGGAGACCGGGCGAAGTGCCGGGGAATCAGCCTTTCCAGTTCATCAGGGGTCATGGTCTTACGAACGCCAGGCTCTCAAACCAGGCCGAGCCTCTTGAGAAGGTCTTCCAGCCGCCGCCGGTTCCCGGGCTGCATGGGGACCAGGGGCAGGCGGTAGACCTCTTCGATCAATCCCATCATGGACATGGCCGCCTTGACCGGCACCGGATTGGTTTCCAGGAAGTTTGCCTGCATGAGTTCATAGAGGCGGTAGTGCAGTTCCCGGGCCTGCTTCCAGTCGTCCTCCAGGGCCAGGTGGATCATCCGGGCAAACAGGTCTGGAACCTGGTTGGCAACCACCGAGATGCAGCCGTCGCCTCCCACGGCCATCAGAGGGATGGCGAAGGAATCGTCTCCGGAGAGAACGCTGAAGCCGTCGGGGCGGTTCCTCAGGATCTCCATCATCTGGTCCAGATCCCCCGAGGCCTCCTTGACGCCGGCGATGTTGGGTATCTCGGCCAGCCTCAGCAGGGTTTCGGGCAGTATGTTCACGCCGGTGCGGCCGGGGATGTTGTAGATGATGATGGGCACGTCGGCCGATTCGGCGATGGCCTTGTAGTGCTGGAAATGTCCTTCCTGAGAGGGCTTGTTGTAGTAGGGGCCCACCGAGAGCACGCCGTCGGCCCCCATCCTGGCGGCTTCCCGCGTGAGCTCGATGGCATGGCGGGTGCTGTTGCCCCCACCCCCGACCAGTACCTTGGCTTTCCCCTCGGCGTATCGGACCGTCAACTCGCAGACCCGCAAGTGCTCGTCCAGCTCCAGGGTGGGAGCCTCTCCGGTGGTGCCGCAGGGAGCCAGCCCGTCCACGCCGCCGGCAATCTGTCGTTCGACGATCTCTCTCAGGTGGTCTTCCTCGATCCTGCCCGAGCGGTCGAAGGGAGTCACCAGGGCGGTGATGGCGCCGCGGAAGTGTGGGGATTGGGTCATGGTTTTGTGTCCGCCGTTCCCTGCCCGTCCAATATTTCCTGCAGCATCCGGCTGAAGGAGTAGAACCCCCGGCGCCCCTGGACCCATTCGGCGGCCAGCACGGCCCCCAGGGCGAATCCCAGCCGGGAGCGGGCCCGGTGCACCAGCTCCACGCTGTCGGCGGGGGAGTCGAAAGTCACCGAGTGCGTGCCGGGGAAGTGCCCGGCCCGGCCCGCCAGCAGGTGAAGCTCATCGGGAGCGATGGGACGATTGAGCGAGCCGGTCACGATCCTCCGCTTTCGGGGGATCTGCTCCAGCAGGATCTCCCCGATTCTGCCGGCGGTACCGCTGGGGCTGTCGATCTTCTGGCGATGGTGGGTCTCGTTGGCCAGAACGTCGTAGTCCTCGAAGGAACCGAACAGCCGGGCGGCTCTCTCCACCACCTGGAGGTAGAGATTGAGGCCCAGAGAAAAGTTGGGGGCGTAGACGCAGGCCGTATCCCCTTCCTCCACCACCCTTCTGGCCAGCGGCAGGTCCCGGTACCAACCGGTGGTGCCCACCACCAGCGGCTTTCCCAGCTCGGCGATGCGCCGCAGGTTGGGCAGAGCTGCCTCCGGCCGGCTGAACTCGACGCACACCCGGGCGTGGTTGAGTTCCGACTCCTCTTTTGCGGAGGCGGTTCCTCGGCCCCAGCACGATCCCACCCGGGCCACGATCTCATGGCCCCGCTCCAGGGCGGCCTGCTCGACCGCCCTGCCCATTTTGCCATAACCGATGAGGGCAATCTTCATGGAGTCTCCGGCCGGGACATCCTACCAGAGGAATCCGGCCGACCGGCAGCAGAAAGCGGGGGTGGGCTTGCCGGGAGGCCGGCCACTGGAGGATCGGGCGGTGTCAAGCTGCTCAGGTCCATTTCGATTTCCAGCCCAGCGCCAACGCTCGAATGACCAAATCCATGGTGTTGTCGGGCTCTTCGCCGGACTCGGCGAGCTCGCGCCGGAACAACGGCCAGTCCTGGGGACGCGCGGCGAGCGAGCAGGCCAGAGACGCTGCCTGCTGCCGTAGCGATTCCTTCGCCATCCCGGCAGGCAGCGTTCCGAAGGCGATGCGGTCCAGGACGGCAGCGAAGGCGTAGGCCGCGGCGACTACGCCAGGCTCGAAGAACACGGCCTTCCGGTTCTTCCGGAGAAACGTATGTTGCACCTCGGGGAGTAGCTTGGCAAGGTGGCTGAGCGCCCGCTCCTCGGTGAGCCCAAAGCGTCCCAAAGCGTGGAAGAGCCCGCAGATGCAGGACGGCTCGAGGCCTTTCTGCCAGCGCAACGCCTCTTTCGTCGCGTCCTTGACGGCGACGCCGATGATTTCGCCGAGCTTGACGTGCGGACTGGTCGAATCGCGGGACTTCCGACCGGGATCAAGCGGCGCTGCCAGACAGAACTGGTCCGTGCCGGTGCCGGTCGCGATCGTCGGCGAGTACAGGCTCGGGACAGCGAGCTCGGCCAACACGGCAGACTTCGCCTCGGTCATCGTCACCACGGCGCGCGCCTGGGCCGAGGCGGTGATTGGGCAATTGAGCAGCAGGATGGTGTTGATCGTGCCCTGGTTCGCCAGCTTCCTCCAGCCGTCGTCGGTCTCCGCCCACTGCGCGGGGTCGCTTGCCCTCGCCGCGTTGCCGGAGACGCCGGCGGTGACCAATGCATCGGCCCGGATGTCCTCGAACTCGGCCCAGCGATGCGTGGCGTAGGCCATGTTAACAGCCGTGCCCATCAGCGCTACGTTTTCCGGGTCGACTCCCATCTCTGAACACACGTGGTTGTGATAGCCGACGAGCCCGAGGCGATGCATAAGCTCCTGTCGCGCCACGTCGCCGCGGGCTTCGCAGCTCTGGTGGTTCACCAGGTAGCGCAATTCGTCCTGCTGTCCGCCCCCGCGCGCGGAAGTGCTCAGAACGCGGTGAGCCGTTAGCAACTCGACGACGAGATGGCGGCCGCAGCGGCGAGCGACGAAAAGGTCGGAGGTGTGCAAAGTCTCGGCGGGAAGCCGGTGCGGTGAAGCTGCCATCTCCTGGAACCCTCGATGATGCACGAGCCGACGTCAGGGAAGCCAGCGCTGCACTGCTCCGTTCGCAGCAGCTTCCGGTCCTGTTAATCCTGTTTTTTGATTAACATCGATGCACAGGATTTTTCTGGACTAATTCGCGGCGTCAGGCACCCTGTAGTCCTGGGTATGCCTAGACCCCAAAGCGATCATCGCCGGTGCCGCTTCCCCTGCAGTGGTGTCCCATCCGGGTGATCCTGTGCATCCTGTGCATCGATGTTAAACAAATAGTGCTTCTCGATTGACCTGGCCCGTCGCGACGGCAGCCGCTGGGCCCAACGCCACGTTCCCCGGTCAGCTCTGCCCGTAACAGCTTCCAGGCCTGTCTTTCCTGCTTCATTCTTTCAATCGTTGTTTTTTGGATCCGCCCCCAGGCTCACCAGGTTGGTGAAGAGGCGGATGGCGCCGGCTACTCCCGCCGGGAGCTGTCGAAACCAGGAGTAGGAGGTGAGCACGTACCGCCCCTTGCCGTAGTCCGCTACCAGCAACCCTCCATCCAGGAGTGGCTCCCCGGGATCGTGGGAGGCCAGCAGCGCCCGGAAACGCCCGTCCCGTTCCTGGATGAAGTAGAGCCCCCGTTCCTGCACCCAGCCGGCAAAATCCTTTCGGGTTATCGGATTGGGATAACGGAAGACCCGGTGCTCAGGTTCCAGCAGGGTAACCGGCGCGTTCTCGTCCGTGACCCGGTGGCTTCGGTCCACGATCCTGGCGGGGAAGGGGGCGTATTGACTGCGGTTCCAGGCGTCCGGAGTGTTGTACTGGACAATGAAGATGCCTCCGGCGCGCACATAGTCCAGTAGCCGGGCATTGTGCTCGATCAGGTCGCCACGCACCTGGTAGGCGCGGATGCCGGCAATGATGCAGTCATAGTCGCCCAGTTCGCCCGCGGCCAGATCCTCGGGCCCCAGGGCCGTGATCGAAAAACCCAACTGAGACAGGGTTTCGGAAACCCGGTCGCCGGCCCCCATGATGTAGCCGACTCTCAGCCCCGGGGGGACCTGCAAGTCCAGGACTTCCACCTGGGAGCGGGCAGGGGAGTAGAGCGGATAGCTCCAACGGTCGAAAACCGAGATCATTCGGTACTGCCGAGTGATCTCGGTTTCGCCCATGCCGGCTATCGCCCGGAAGGAGGCTCTGCCGGGCCTGAGGGCTCCCGAGTCGGCCGATACCCGAAAGGGGATCCCCACTGCCTGTCCCGGCCTGGTCAGGGCGAAGGAAGCCTGGGCCGGCTCGACCTTCCATCCGTTCGGAGGCTTCAGCTCCAATCGCCCCTGAAGTTCTTCCGGGGAGTTGTTGCGGATCCGGAGCTGTATGGTTCGCGGTTCCGCGGCCCTGGCCAGGGGGACCAGGTGAAGGGGCGGCGTCACCTCCAGTTGGATCGGGGGGACCAGGTGGATGGGGACAGGCCGGGTCCCCTTGAGGCGGTCCACATCCAGGTACTCTACCGGCTGCTCGATCTCCAGCCGCTCTCCCCCGTAGACGTAGCCGAGGCGCACCTTGGCCAGCGGAGGCGGCGCCGGGGCCAGGGCCAGCGCCGGATCGTCGACGGTGTAGAAATCCTCGACTCCTCGCGGACGCCGCAACTGGGGACGGCTGGGTTTGGCTTCCGGGGGGACTTCGCCGCCAAGCTCCAGGTCGACATTCTGGCCGGGGAGGAGCATGGGCAAAGGGCTCTGGAGGGCGCGGGTCCGCAGAACCTCGCTTTCCACCTGCAGAGACTGAAGCCTGAGGGACCTCCGGGACCGGTTGACCACCTTGACGGAAATTCGGACGGACTGCCCCGGCGTCAGCAGGAGCTGATCACTGTAAGCTCCGAGAGACAGGCCGCTGGCGAGCTGGAATGCCTCCAGAATATCTTGTTCCTTTTCTTTCAGGAAGAAAGCCAGAACCTCGGAGGCGGAAGACGCCTCCCCGGAGCCGGTCCAGTCCCGCTGAATCGCGCGCAACTCTTTCAACGCCATGGTCAGCACCGGCATGCAGCGGGAGGGGTCCGACGGAGAGAACAAGCTTCGGGCACGTTCGACGATAGTGGCCAGCCCCTGCAGCGCCCCTCCCAGGCCGGCACGCTCTGCCGATCCGGCCGGCCACAGTTCCGCCAGCGCGGGCAACTTCAGTTCCAGAGCCTCCTCGAAGGAGGCCTCGGAAGAGCCGGA from Acidobacteriota bacterium includes these protein-coding regions:
- a CDS encoding class I SAM-dependent methyltransferase yields the protein MDEAKDCSYPMEYTEEELRRLRFQGRYWGGISLEVLRQAGIGTGMRVLDLGCGAGDFSLQAAELVGPSGSVLGIDRSPQAVQRADRRAAALKVNHLRFQAADLESIDLPLTFDALIGRFILMFLADPTNTLAKMIDRLEPEGVVAFVETDLSVARSIPAVPRVETALEWIRETFRQAGITLDLGPRLWRLFRDAGLEEPRLVVRQKLHPAPCRDGVRWVSELVRSLVPEMERLGVASAEEVGIETLEEELHQELLSREATLCTPLVVGACSRVRAS
- a CDS encoding Xaa-Pro peptidase family protein encodes the protein MAETDHCETDPGTEARLLFAASERNADLLYATRFFAPDRFAFFLHGGRSHVVMNDLEIDRARRQARVDEVISLSALQAELHGEGRRAITTAAVLHRLLSGRGVRTLLVPFDFPTGLAFQLRRRGLRVRVKQGPFFDQRQIKQAREVRQITRAQRAAEDGLQAGIDLIRQARITSRGKLEQDGGALTAERVKEAINTVLLKLGFVATHTIVAGGTQGCDPHNEGHGPLPAHQPIILDVFPRSQKDGYWGDITRTVVRGRAGERVQALYRCVAEGQALALAQAGPGASGRQIHQSVRDFFDSKGFPTGLKRGRMQGFFHGTGHGVGLEIHEAPHIGSRKESILQAGQVVTVEPGLYYPGVGGVRIEDLILITPRGYRNLTRFPKVLEI
- a CDS encoding transcriptional regulator yields the protein MKIKRIKSEADYDKVLTVIDGLMGAAPDTPESDELEVLVTLVEAYEAERWTIEAPDPISAIEHVMESRGLRQKDFAALIGSQPRASEVLNRRRPLSLAMIRALSIEWNLPADVLVRDYELTNTERNVNTLQTVGKSSSHG
- the dacB gene encoding D-alanyl-D-alanine carboxypeptidase/D-alanyl-D-alanine-endopeptidase → MRATPRSPSGRTGLPARSPAPITGRRRAGAVLLLLLICLALQPALGQNSQNSFQERITSLLERPRHRPAFWGLQVVRLDNREILFAHNAGKRFQPASNMKLLIAAAALDLWGPDHRFRTPVFLEGRLDGRGRVIGNLVLAGRGDPNPERRHYDPEEKDLQIQESSPFIEGIADQLEERGIRRVEGDILADTTFFLDEPFGGDWEQEDTFWHYGAPSSALAVFENVFRISLSPGTATGDPALLEVTPPQQSPEVVSRVGTGPPGGKPDIRIGADRSGSRVTLLGSLPLKGPTLSYALAVSDPALNAARYLKTSLERRGIPVSGQPRVRALQPIEVLEDRKISLERVRERQLVYREQQELASWQSLPLIDNLRILIKSSRNLYGEMLLRRLGAEVSGIGSLQTGLQALEAFLEKAGIGAESLDFSDGSGLSRTNLLTPASVVRLLQFMERHPQAAGFRDCLPVAGRDGTLKNRMKGTAAEARVLAKTGTLKFVSSLAGYVTNLDGTRMAFSIMANNTRSSPREARRAIDAICALMAGSRLQPPTAAGRSEERP
- a CDS encoding 2,3,4,5-tetrahydropyridine-2,6-dicarboxylate N-succinyltransferase, with the translated sequence MTPDELERLIPRHFARSPQELDAESRSLFEAFIQSLDRGDIRAAEKRAGRWQVNHWVKQGILLGFRLGSVVDFSVNEHFQYSDKATYPLKDLRNSPPGIRLVPGGSSVRLGAYLGPRVTLMPPMYVNAGAWVGEGTMVDSHALVGSCAQIGRRVHLSAGSQVGGVLEPVGALPVIVEDDVLVGGNCGIYEGTIVGSRAVLGAGTILTGSTPVYDLVAERIYRRSAQSPLTIPENAVVVPGSRPAGGNFAARHGLQVDCPVIIKYRDSGTDAATALEELLR
- the dapA gene encoding 4-hydroxy-tetrahydrodipicolinate synthase, translating into MTQSPHFRGAITALVTPFDRSGRIEEDHLREIVERQIAGGVDGLAPCGTTGEAPTLELDEHLRVCELTVRYAEGKAKVLVGGGGNSTRHAIELTREAARMGADGVLSVGPYYNKPSQEGHFQHYKAIAESADVPIIIYNIPGRTGVNILPETLLRLAEIPNIAGVKEASGDLDQMMEILRNRPDGFSVLSGDDSFAIPLMAVGGDGCISVVANQVPDLFARMIHLALEDDWKQARELHYRLYELMQANFLETNPVPVKAAMSMMGLIEEVYRLPLVPMQPGNRRRLEDLLKRLGLV
- the dapB gene encoding 4-hydroxy-tetrahydrodipicolinate reductase, with translation MKIALIGYGKMGRAVEQAALERGHEIVARVGSCWGRGTASAKEESELNHARVCVEFSRPEAALPNLRRIAELGKPLVVGTTGWYRDLPLARRVVEEGDTACVYAPNFSLGLNLYLQVVERAARLFGSFEDYDVLANETHHRQKIDSPSGTAGRIGEILLEQIPRKRRIVTGSLNRPIAPDELHLLAGRAGHFPGTHSVTFDSPADSVELVHRARSRLGFALGAVLAAEWVQGRRGFYSFSRMLQEILDGQGTADTKP
- a CDS encoding adenosylcobinamide amidohydrolase yields the protein MAASPHRLPAETLHTSDLFVARRCGRHLVVELLTAHRVLSTSARGGGQQDELRYLVNHQSCEARGDVARQELMHRLGLVGYHNHVCSEMGVDPENVALMGTAVNMAYATHRWAEFEDIRADALVTAGVSGNAARASDPAQWAETDDGWRKLANQGTINTILLLNCPITASAQARAVVTMTEAKSAVLAELAVPSLYSPTIATGTGTDQFCLAAPLDPGRKSRDSTSPHVKLGEIIGVAVKDATKEALRWQKGLEPSCICGLFHALGRFGLTEERALSHLAKLLPEVQHTFLRKNRKAVFFEPGVVAAAYAFAAVLDRIAFGTLPAGMAKESLRQQAASLACSLAARPQDWPLFRRELAESGEEPDNTMDLVIRALALGWKSKWT
- a CDS encoding PIG-L family deacetylase, whose translation is MAHNFPHPIRSRFRWRRLLPGLLSLLFLLPRGYGQSQELYLDRGAVGLSQSLKRLPLVSRVLFVMAHPDDEPAGLVTYVSRGLGARTAILSLTRGEGGQNLVGPDLFEALGLVRTAEMLAANEFYGASQYFSRAFDFGFSRSAEETLDKWGRQRTLEDLVRTIRSFRPLVILSVFSGTPADGHGHHRACGLLAREAFDISGQPDRFPELTRQGLPPWKAARLYLRNRGEDPPGSFSIDTGAYDPWLGASFRQLGAQGYSLHRSQGMGRAHALPGSHPVKLRLGAISPFAPLSGSSEASFEEALELKLPALAELWPAGSAERAGLGGALQGLATIVERARSLFSPSDPSRCMPVLTMALKELRAIQRDWTGSGEASSASEVLAFFLKEKEQDILEAFQLASGLSLGAYSDQLLLTPGQSVRISVKVVNRSRRSLRLQSLQVESEVLRTRALQSPLPMLLPGQNVDLELGGEVPPEAKPSRPQLRRPRGVEDFYTVDDPALALAPAPPPLAKVRLGYVYGGERLEIEQPVEYLDVDRLKGTRPVPIHLVPPIQLEVTPPLHLVPLARAAEPRTIQLRIRNNSPEELQGRLELKPPNGWKVEPAQASFALTRPGQAVGIPFRVSADSGALRPGRASFRAIAGMGETEITRQYRMISVFDRWSYPLYSPARSQVEVLDLQVPPGLRVGYIMGAGDRVSETLSQLGFSITALGPEDLAAGELGDYDCIIAGIRAYQVRGDLIEHNARLLDYVRAGGIFIVQYNTPDAWNRSQYAPFPARIVDRSHRVTDENAPVTLLEPEHRVFRYPNPITRKDFAGWVQERGLYFIQERDGRFRALLASHDPGEPLLDGGLLVADYGKGRYVLTSYSWFRQLPAGVAGAIRLFTNLVSLGADPKNND